A region of Nitrospirota bacterium DNA encodes the following proteins:
- a CDS encoding response regulator, with protein MKNVLIVDDEKLFLLSLTDGLGIYAGEFNVITAENGRKAVELLGTINIDLIVTDLQMPVMDGFELLAHLSNHEPDIPVIVMTAYGAPSIEDKLRPYSVTRYLEKPLNLRKLASAILDELAASSQGFIQGITLPTFLQLVEMEKKTCTLSISSHGTAGRLFFRKGEFLDAETSASSGEDAAYEIVCWENAQIEIDPICRKKARRIQAPLQHIIMEGYRLKDERERRGTVSGIEELEETTGLDILADAKTTELNKEEVMALEKHLAGLKEVKGFKAAGIMNYTGEMLATESTDTNVDLDLVGATFNDIFRSAHEASKKIGLDACKETIISTPKGTVVMRCSGVDAKSHFHLIGVMAADGNQALMKMQIEKMVPAIMEELA; from the coding sequence ATGAAAAATGTTCTGATTGTAGACGATGAAAAGCTTTTTCTTCTGAGTCTCACCGACGGCTTGGGCATCTATGCAGGTGAATTCAATGTCATAACAGCTGAAAATGGCAGGAAGGCGGTTGAACTGCTGGGGACGATCAACATCGACCTCATCGTGACAGACCTGCAGATGCCTGTTATGGACGGCTTTGAACTGCTGGCCCATCTGAGCAATCATGAGCCGGACATCCCGGTGATTGTCATGACAGCGTACGGTGCTCCGTCCATCGAGGACAAACTGAGACCCTATAGTGTCACGCGCTATCTGGAGAAACCGCTGAACCTCAGAAAACTTGCGTCAGCGATCCTTGATGAGCTGGCGGCAAGCTCACAGGGATTCATCCAGGGGATCACGCTGCCGACGTTTTTACAGCTGGTCGAGATGGAGAAAAAGACCTGCACGCTCAGCATATCGTCTCACGGAACAGCAGGGCGGCTCTTTTTCAGAAAGGGAGAATTTCTCGACGCCGAGACCTCGGCGTCCTCCGGTGAGGATGCAGCGTACGAGATCGTTTGTTGGGAGAACGCCCAAATAGAGATTGATCCGATATGCCGAAAGAAAGCCAGGCGGATACAGGCTCCGCTGCAGCATATTATCATGGAGGGGTACAGGCTCAAGGATGAGAGAGAAAGGAGGGGGACTGTTAGCGGCATAGAGGAGCTGGAAGAAACAACCGGGCTGGACATATTGGCAGATGCCAAAACAACAGAACTTAACAAGGAGGAAGTCATGGCACTCGAAAAACATCTCGCAGGACTTAAAGAGGTCAAGGGATTCAAGGCAGCAGGGATTATGAACTACACCGGTGAAATGCTGGCAACAGAGTCGACAGACACAAATGTCGATCTCGACCTTGTCGGAGCGACCTTCAACGACATCTTTCGTTCTGCCCATGAGGCGTCAAAGAAGATCGGTCTCGATGCCTGCAAAGAGACGATTATCAGTACGCCCAAAGGAACAGTCGTAATGCGCTGCTCCGGTGTCGATGCGAAAAGTCACTTTCATCTGATAGGGGTCATGGCCGCTGACGGCAATCAGGCGCTCATGAAGATGCAGATCGAGAAGATGGTCCCTGCTATTATGGAAGAACTTGCTTAA
- a CDS encoding sigma-54-dependent Fis family transcriptional regulator, producing the protein MNSLPVKRTLLIIDDDKLLCDVAQRSFQPDMNVLTAHTGKDGIGLCSREKIDVVLLDQNLPDGEGSALCPAILHKNDQTKIIFITAYPDFGNAVRAIRAGAHDYLSKPFDIEELRLSVMRALRTMGLEQIEQVSHYEHMKDYSDTVLIGRGLDPVQRLIERAAASDAPVFITGETGTGKNVAARLIHYRSQVRQAPFIAINCAALPENLIEAELFGYEKGAFTGAGCSKRGVFEMAEGGTLLLDEIGEMPMALQAKLLSVLEEKRFKKLGSDSIRHVSVRVIAATNSGIDNAIKLKTFREDLYYRLGVIRIDMPPLRTRPGDIAESCAYFIKKITGTDLSLPEDEVTRLMRYPWPGNIRELKNIIERAVILQEGKYLKPSELIAAQSEHTSVDQHNKGTADTVASLQAVEKVHIRYALDVFANNYMRTARTLGISVSTLKRKIAGYGLSEKSEMSARS; encoded by the coding sequence ATGAATTCGCTGCCTGTTAAGCGAACTCTGCTGATCATAGACGATGACAAATTGCTCTGTGACGTGGCACAGCGGTCTTTTCAGCCGGATATGAATGTCCTGACAGCGCATACCGGAAAAGACGGCATCGGACTTTGTTCCCGTGAAAAGATCGATGTTGTGCTGCTCGACCAGAATCTTCCTGATGGCGAGGGCTCCGCACTTTGTCCTGCAATACTGCACAAAAATGATCAAACAAAGATTATTTTTATCACCGCGTATCCTGACTTCGGCAATGCAGTCCGCGCCATAAGGGCGGGGGCACACGATTATCTTTCAAAACCGTTTGATATCGAGGAGCTTCGCCTTTCGGTCATGCGTGCCCTGCGGACAATGGGCCTGGAACAGATCGAGCAGGTCAGTCATTATGAACATATGAAAGATTATTCTGACACGGTTCTCATCGGCCGGGGGCTGGATCCGGTTCAACGTCTGATCGAACGGGCCGCGGCATCTGACGCGCCTGTATTCATAACCGGCGAGACCGGGACAGGCAAAAATGTCGCAGCCCGGCTCATTCATTACAGGAGTCAGGTTCGCCAGGCCCCCTTTATCGCCATCAACTGCGCGGCACTGCCCGAAAACCTTATAGAAGCCGAGCTGTTCGGATATGAAAAAGGGGCCTTTACCGGAGCAGGCTGCTCAAAGCGGGGGGTTTTTGAAATGGCCGAGGGGGGCACGCTGCTCCTTGATGAGATCGGCGAGATGCCGATGGCCCTGCAGGCCAAGCTCCTCAGTGTTCTCGAGGAAAAGCGCTTTAAGAAGCTGGGAAGTGACTCTATCCGGCATGTCAGTGTACGAGTTATCGCCGCTACAAACTCCGGGATCGATAACGCAATCAAATTGAAGACCTTCAGAGAAGATCTCTATTATCGTTTAGGCGTCATCAGGATCGATATGCCGCCGCTTCGTACGCGTCCGGGAGACATTGCAGAGAGCTGTGCGTACTTCATAAAAAAGATCACCGGCACTGACCTAAGCCTGCCGGAAGATGAAGTAACCCGCCTTATGCGATACCCGTGGCCGGGGAATATCCGTGAACTTAAGAACATTATCGAGCGGGCCGTTATACTCCAGGAAGGCAAATACCTTAAACCCTCAGAACTTATCGCTGCGCAATCAGAGCACACTTCCGTTGATCAGCACAATAAGGGAACCGCAGATACCGTTGCGTCGCTTCAAGCTGTGGAGAAGGTCCACATCCGCTACGCTCTCGACGTCTTTGCCAACAACTACATGCGTACGGCTCGCACACTCGGCATCTCTGTTTCCACGCTCAAGAGAAAAATTGCCGGTTATGGCCTTTCCGAAAAGTCTGAAATGAGCGCCCGCTCATAA
- a CDS encoding glutaredoxin family protein, translated as MMKKVTLYTLSTCPVCRKIKSFLDDNGIAYALVEVDSLDGSEQWAATKELAKHNPQVSYPTVVVEDVIVGYDIDALRAKLL; from the coding sequence ATGATGAAAAAAGTGACGCTCTATACATTAAGCACCTGCCCTGTCTGCAGGAAGATCAAGAGTTTTCTTGACGACAACGGGATCGCCTATGCGCTGGTCGAGGTTGATTCGCTCGATGGCTCAGAGCAGTGGGCGGCAACAAAAGAACTGGCAAAACACAACCCGCAGGTTTCATATCCGACCGTTGTGGTCGAGGACGTGATCGTGGGTTACGACATAGATGCACTGAGGGCAAAACTGCTGTAG
- a CDS encoding PAS domain S-box protein encodes MHAQTLSLLSHPVEIKNCPISNAPCPGDCIFSNILQNVGIGIIVFDTVQKVLVFQNQESRRLFQGFIEHPDYRTLSDLLLSGDSSSEGEAITLTVGRRFLGFTVYRINHIYRWVFIRDVTDKERTEEQVRAAHRMNRAVLERSPYGIIVVNKTGAIDYVNPAMIAINAGTYEEITAINVYNFPAYLSLGIASGIRAAIEEGKDFFIGPVEYTSALGGKTTIRNFVGMPFDDDGDRKALVFVEDVTEQKRIEAQNALLAATVESATDAVVITDARGTIQYVNPAFEQITGYGRAEVIGRSPRILKSGKQDETFYRTMWNTLKDGQVWRGVLINKRADGSLYDEEMTIFPVRSASGEILNFVASMRDITVKAKLEAIAEAVNCMDNIGYVFAGIRHEIGNPVNSTKMALTVLHDNLGTYSPETTRNYIERALTELSRVEYLLQSLRSFNMFESPKIEQIDVNFFMDSFLSLVKKDFDQSGVALKAIIHPEVTSMAVDPRALQQVLLNIVTNALDAAEEDEEPKVIINVFRLSDCVRMQIIDNGRGMSPQQIRDLFKPFHTTKQKGTGLGLVIVKKMLTKMHCTIDISSESGAGTIVDIVVPEVQNEFAAC; translated from the coding sequence ATGCATGCTCAAACCCTATCTCTTCTCAGTCACCCTGTTGAAATCAAGAACTGTCCAATCAGCAATGCGCCATGTCCCGGGGACTGCATATTTTCCAATATCCTGCAGAACGTCGGCATCGGCATAATTGTCTTTGATACGGTCCAGAAGGTTTTGGTTTTCCAGAACCAGGAGAGCAGAAGGCTCTTTCAGGGGTTCATTGAGCATCCCGACTACCGAACACTTAGTGATCTCCTTCTGTCCGGAGATTCCAGCTCAGAGGGAGAAGCGATCACCCTTACCGTGGGCAGGAGGTTTCTCGGCTTCACGGTCTACCGCATCAATCATATCTACCGATGGGTATTCATACGGGATGTGACGGATAAGGAAAGGACAGAGGAGCAGGTCAGGGCGGCCCATCGCATGAACCGGGCCGTGCTGGAGCGGTCACCCTATGGGATCATCGTTGTCAACAAAACGGGCGCAATCGATTATGTGAACCCGGCCATGATCGCGATCAATGCAGGAACATATGAAGAGATCACCGCGATCAATGTGTACAATTTCCCGGCCTACCTGTCTCTGGGCATCGCCAGCGGTATCCGCGCTGCCATTGAAGAGGGTAAAGACTTCTTTATCGGTCCTGTCGAGTATACATCGGCATTAGGCGGCAAGACTACGATCAGAAATTTCGTAGGAATGCCGTTTGACGACGACGGTGATCGAAAGGCCCTTGTCTTTGTGGAGGATGTTACTGAACAGAAGCGTATCGAAGCGCAGAACGCCCTGCTTGCGGCAACGGTCGAGTCTGCCACGGACGCGGTCGTGATCACTGACGCCAGGGGAACGATACAGTATGTGAACCCGGCCTTCGAACAGATAACCGGCTATGGCAGGGCTGAGGTCATCGGCAGGTCTCCCCGCATCCTCAAAAGTGGAAAACAGGATGAAACCTTTTACAGGACCATGTGGAATACGCTAAAGGACGGACAGGTATGGAGAGGCGTTCTTATTAATAAGCGTGCCGACGGCTCTCTCTATGACGAGGAAATGACCATATTCCCTGTCCGGAGCGCATCAGGAGAGATCCTGAACTTTGTTGCCTCAATGCGCGATATTACGGTAAAAGCGAAGCTTGAAGCCATTGCCGAAGCGGTCAACTGCATGGACAACATCGGCTATGTCTTTGCCGGGATACGTCACGAGATCGGCAACCCTGTCAATTCGACCAAGATGGCGCTGACCGTGCTCCACGACAATCTCGGCACGTACTCGCCCGAAACAACACGCAACTATATCGAAAGGGCCTTGACTGAACTGTCGCGCGTAGAATATCTTCTGCAGTCCCTGCGGAGCTTCAATATGTTCGAAAGCCCGAAGATCGAGCAGATCGATGTTAATTTTTTTATGGACTCCTTTCTCTCGCTGGTAAAGAAGGACTTTGACCAGAGCGGTGTTGCCTTGAAGGCAATAATCCATCCGGAGGTCACCTCCATGGCTGTTGACCCGCGTGCATTGCAGCAGGTTCTCCTCAATATTGTTACGAACGCCCTCGATGCAGCAGAAGAGGACGAGGAGCCGAAGGTCATCATCAACGTTTTCAGGTTGTCGGACTGCGTGAGGATGCAGATCATCGACAACGGAAGAGGCATGTCTCCGCAGCAGATCAGGGACCTTTTCAAGCCTTTTCATACGACCAAACAGAAAGGGACAGGCCTCGGTCTGGTAATTGTGAAAAAAATGCTTACAAAAATGCATTGCACGATCGATATCTCAAGCGAAAGCGGTGCCGGCACGATCGTGGACATCGTAGTGCCAGAGGTGCAGAATGAATTCGCTGCCTGTTAA
- a CDS encoding PAS domain-containing sensor histidine kinase, translating into METHFASPERSTPGELYRDIHEASNNPIIDGLLRTVGGLIAVLNEHRQILAVNNAFLSMIGIDDAHSVLGIRPGEAISCIHSHEMPGGCGTSRYCSTCGAAVAIVTSLASNQPQEQKCVATVNKNGEIIDLCLHVRACPVFLDGTQHILLFIQDITLQERSASLERAFFHDINNIITALHGASELMEFRDEAGKNELAKQIQQMSLHLAKEVEIQRALSQSSQQTYTVEMQDFTTDDVIREVKTVFAGHRAAKNKVLVSPADAPCMVIRSDLHLILRIITNMLVNAFEATAEGGTVKLWIDQDQDLTFHVWSRPAIPEAVSRRVFQRYYSTKDNSGRGIGTYTMKLFGEGLLGGKVGFKTSEADGTTFSFSLPFRIDHDAASPLAPVC; encoded by the coding sequence ATGGAAACGCATTTTGCATCACCTGAACGTTCAACACCGGGTGAGCTCTACCGTGATATTCACGAAGCGAGCAACAACCCGATCATAGATGGCCTTCTGAGGACAGTTGGCGGACTTATCGCGGTGCTGAACGAGCATCGCCAGATTCTCGCCGTAAATAATGCCTTCCTCAGCATGATCGGCATTGATGATGCACATAGCGTGCTCGGCATCAGGCCGGGCGAGGCGATCAGCTGCATACATTCCCATGAAATGCCTGGCGGATGCGGGACGTCGCGTTATTGCTCCACCTGCGGGGCTGCGGTCGCGATCGTCACAAGCCTCGCATCAAATCAGCCGCAGGAACAGAAATGCGTTGCCACCGTGAACAAAAACGGAGAGATCATAGATCTCTGTCTGCATGTCAGGGCGTGTCCTGTTTTTCTGGACGGAACACAGCATATCCTCCTCTTTATCCAGGATATTACCCTTCAGGAGCGCTCGGCCTCCCTGGAGAGGGCCTTCTTCCATGATATCAACAACATCATCACAGCGCTCCACGGTGCAAGCGAGCTTATGGAATTCAGGGACGAAGCAGGTAAGAACGAACTTGCCAAACAGATACAGCAGATGTCTCTCCATCTGGCCAAGGAAGTCGAGATCCAGAGGGCTCTTTCACAGTCCAGCCAGCAGACGTACACAGTAGAAATGCAGGACTTTACGACTGACGACGTGATCCGTGAAGTGAAGACGGTCTTCGCCGGTCACCGCGCCGCAAAGAACAAAGTCCTGGTTTCCCCGGCAGACGCTCCCTGCATGGTCATTCGTTCAGATCTTCATCTCATACTACGAATAATTACAAACATGCTCGTCAACGCTTTCGAGGCAACAGCAGAAGGCGGAACCGTCAAACTCTGGATCGATCAGGACCAGGACCTGACTTTTCATGTCTGGAGCAGGCCGGCGATTCCCGAGGCTGTATCGAGGAGAGTCTTTCAGCGCTATTACAGCACCAAGGACAATAGTGGCCGCGGCATCGGCACCTATACAATGAAGCTGTTCGGCGAGGGTCTGCTTGGCGGAAAGGTCGGGTTTAAAACTTCCGAAGCCGATGGGACCACGTTTTCCTTCTCCCTGCCCTTCAGGATAGATCATGATGCTGCCTCTCCTTTGGCCCCGGTCTGTTGA